The sequence CTGGGCATCCCGGTTTTCCCGGTTTCCTATTTCTCAGAATAGCTCACCGCAGACCTGCTGGGTGGTCTTGAAATGGAGCTTGGCGAATTTCCCGAGGATCTCCGGCCCGTGGGCTTTCACGAGAGCTTTTCCGGCATCCACCACCTGTGCGGATGCGCCGAGCGGGATCTTCATCCCGGCCTTTGCCGCGGCAGCGTCCATCCAGTCGATGAAGCGCTCGCGGGCGAGGATGGATGCGGCGGCAACGGCGGTGTCCGATTCGCCCTTGGTGCGCTGGTCGAGCTTGAGGGTGATGCCTTTCTTCTTCAGCGCGGACTGAAGGACATCCGCGCGGGCGAACTGGTCGGAAAGCGCGCGGGGGCAGCCTGGCACCTTTTTCGCCATCTCCTCGATGACGGTGGCATGACCCCAGGCGAGCATGCGGTTGAGGTTTTTGAACGAGGCGTAGAGTTCGTTGTATTTCTCGGGGCGCAGGGCGATGACATCGAAGGCGATCCCGGGCGTGGCCTTGATGATGGCGGCGAGCTTGCGGATCGCGGCGGGGCTTGTGATTTTCTTGGAGTCCATGATCCCAGCCTTTATCAGGTGGCGGGTGATTGCCGCATCCGTGTAAACCCCTGCAATGACCAGCGGCCCGAAGAAATCGCCCTTGCCGCTCTCGTCGATGCCGAAGTGCGGGAGGTACTGGCCGGTGTCATCCGTCTCCTCCTCGTAGCCGAGCTTCGCCACGCCCGTGACCAGCGGCTCCAGCGTGAAGCGGATGAAGTCCTCCGTATCCTTCCCCTGGATCAGCGCCTTGGGCCCCTTTTCATAGACGCTGACGTTCAGGTTGCCCTTTTTCGCGGCGAAGACCGTGTATTCCTTTGCGACGAACTCGAAGCCCCGCTCTAGCAGAACTGATTTCAGCGTCGCCACCTGGGCGGCGGTGAGCGGTGCGGTGTGGGATGTCATTGCGGGAGGGTATGGGGAAATTTTCAGAGCGGCAACTGGTAGAACAGATAGACGTCGAGCGAGATGAGAAGATTCCCGATGGCATGGAAAACGATGGCGGTTTTCAGTGAGCCGGTGCGGTGGGTGAGGTAACAGGCGGCGAAGCCCATCATGCCGACGGAGATCCAGCCCCAGATATCATACTGGGTGTGGACGACGGCGAAGAGAACGGTCGAGGCCAGCGCCGCGCCCGCGACGCCGGTCTTCGATTTCAGCCCCTGGAAAAGGAAGCCGCGGAAGATGATCTCCTCGAAAATGGGAGCGACGATGACGCTGCTGAAAAGGAGCTTTGCGAAGAATTCGAGATCGTCGGAAGCCGTTTCCATGAAGTCGGTGGGATCGGCATCTGTGCCAGGGGCGATGAGGAAGAAGATCCAGTGTGCCGCGCTGATGATGGCGAGGGCGGCGATGAGCAGCGGCCAGTGGATCCGTCTCCCAAGACCGAAGACCCTCCAGGTCCGGTGCGGATACCTGAGGAAGAAGATGGCGGAAAACACTGCGGGAAAGGCTCTCCAAAGCGCATCGTAGGGAGTGTAGATGTCCGCCAGGCCGCCCAGCGCGTAGTAGGCGCCATATCCGAGATCGAGCAGCCAAAGCCACGGCCTGGTGAGGATTTCTCCGAGGAAAAACACCCCCATCACCGTCGTGGCAGCCCATGAATCCGGAATGCGCGGGCCGCGCAGCGGTGGGTGGCGATGGAGCATGAGATATCCCGCCAAGCAGAGGCCGGCCACAAGGATGGCGTTTTCCAGGTTGCCCGTCCACATCGCGCGTGAAAGCAGGCGGTCGTTCTCGCGGTGGTAGCGGGCGAGGATTTCGGGGTCGTTTTCCGTGTGGAGGAACAGCTCGTAATCCCACGCCTGGCCGTGCCCGGCGAGCAGGTAGTCCCTCATTTCGCGGCGGTAGACGGGGTCGTCGCTGCCCTCCGCCGGTGTCAGGGGCTCGCCGAGGCGCAGCGCGACGGCATCGAGCGCGTCTTGGCCCGGTTCACCGAGGTCGGCGAGGTAGAGGTTGCGTATCGTTTCGCGGGATTCCTCCAGCCATTGCTCTTCCAGGTCCGCTCCGCCCATCCATCGCTCGTAGGCGTTGCCCCGTTTCGCCGCTTCGGTCACCCGCAGCCCCCTGTCGTAGTAGCGTAGCACCACTTCGGTATCGGTTTCCCCCGGCTGAATGGCCTGGCGGTTGAAGTCCGACCAAGTGACCCATGCCCAGCCAAGCCCGAGGGCGATCACCCATGGTATGGGAATCCCCGCGCGTATCCGTTCACTGAGTGTCATTCCCGCCGCTTTCCTAGGCCATGGGATCCGGTTTGGCTTGCCCAAAAGTCAGGGAAAGTGCGATTGCGCTGAACCTGCCGCCACGCATACTCCATGCATGAAAACATCATGGCTCCCTCTTGCGCCTGCCTTCCTCTCCCTCCTTTGTTGCGGCGGGCCGATCGTGGGCGGGCCGCCGCTGCTGCCTCCGCCGGGAGCTCCTCCGCAGATTTTCGACAGCTATCTGGCAGACCGCGATGCGAACATGGCGGACGGCTGGACGCGCGGGATGGACATGTCCGGCGTTTCCTTCAACGACAGCCGCACGGTCACGCTCATCACCGCGCGCCACGTCGTGATGGCCAAACATTATGTCCGCCCGGCGGGTGCGCCCGTCGTTTTCCATGATCGCGGCGGCAAGCGCATTCAGCGCAAGCTCATCGGCTTCGCACCCGCCGCAGGCGATGTGATGGTCGGCCTGCTGGACGAGCCGGTGCCGTCGAATTACCGCCCCTATCCCTTGCCCTCCACCTCCACCGCTCCCGCCAGCCTCATCGGCCGCCATGTCATCGTAAGCGATCAGAAACGCTCTCTTTTCATCCACCTCATCGCCGGGATCAACGGTGGCATCATCGCCTTCAAGCAGGACACCAGCGAAGCCCACGGCTGGGGCAAGAATCTGGTCAAAGGCGATAGTGGGAACCCTTCCTTCGTCATTTCCGGCGGTGAGCTCGTCCTGGTGGAAACCCACACCAGCGGCGGCGCGGGAGCCGGGCCTTATTACGGAGATCCGGGCGTCCAGGCATCTGTTAGGGCGGCTGTTGCGAAACTGGATCCGGCCTACCGGATACGGACGGTGGCGGTCAGGTGAGCCTTAGAGCTCGGGCACAGGATCGCCGGACTTGATGGGCTTGCCTTCCCAGTGCGGCACGCCTTCGATGAGGGTGGAGAGGCGCACATCGGCACCGGGGAGCGGGGCTTTCGGCTCCCCTATCGTAGCGATGAGGGTTTCCCGGAGCCTGCCCTTCGTCTCGGCGAAGGCCGGATCGTTTGCAAGGTTCTTGTGCTCATGGGGATCGGTGGTGTGGTCGTAGAGCTCCTCCGATCCGTCCATGTAAAGGATGTAGCGTTTGTCCAAGGTGCGGATGGTCTGGTTGTATGGCCCTTGGCAGGTGATGGCGGTGCGCTCCGGGTCAATGGTTGCATCGAGTGGCAGGACCAGGCCGTCGAGCTTGACCTTATCATCCCCAAACACGCCAGCCAGCCATGCAAGCGTGGGGTAAACATCCAGCAGCTCGACGGCGGAGGCGTTTTTCACACCTCCGGAGATACCCGCGCCGGTGAGGATGAGCGGGACCCGGGTGCTGGTGTCCCAGAGGGAGTTCTTTCCGGAAATCTCCTTTTCGCCGAGGTGGTAGCCGTGGTCGGAAAGGAGGCAGATGATGGTGTTGTCGGCGTTGGGGGATTTTTCAATGGCATCGATCACGCTGCCGATCTGGGCGTCCACGAAGCTGACGCTGGCCAGGTAGGCATGGACCTTCGATGCCCAGGTATCGCTCTCGCGGAGGAATTTCAGGCGCGGCTCGGGCAGCTTCCAGGTGAGATACCAGGCGGCGTGGGGGCAGTCGTCGCGGTCGTTTTCCCGGAATGCCGGAAGGGTGCCGGGGACGGCGTAGTCTTCCGGTTGGTAGAGATCGAACCACTTCTGCGGGACATTGAGCGGCACGTGCGGGCGGGAGAATCCGATGCTCAGAAAGAGCGGTGCGGTACGGGCTTGCTTGATCTGCCTGATGGCGGCCTGCGCCACTTCCCAGTCGGGCATTTCTTCATCGGTGATGTCAAGCGGCCCCCAATCGAGCGCGGGGTGGCTCGAAGGGGTGTTGACGAGTTTTTTCTTCCTCAACGGCCCCATGTTCCCGGCTGGGCCGAAGGTGGCGGCTTCCTTGTCCTGCTTGTCGGTGAGCATGTGGTAGATTTTCCCGGTGCTGTAGGTGGTGTATCCGGCACGCTTGAATGCCTGGTGGATGGTGGGGTGGTTTTTCAGATCCGGGTTCTTGCGGAATGCGGCGTCGAGCGAATACACGCCGCTGGTGGTGGGGCGCAGGCCGGTGAGGAAGCTGGTGCGGGAGGGGTTGCAGACGGGTGCCTGGCAGTGGGCGTTCGTGTAGAGGATGCCGCGCGCGGCGAGGCGATCCATGTGCGGGGTTTTCACATTCGGCTGCCCGCCCATGCAGCCGATCCAATTGTTCAGGTCGTCGACTGTGATCAGGATCACATCCGGCTTCTGGGCGGCGGGGGAAAATGCGGCAAGCCCCAGGGAAACGGCGAACAGGAGTTTTTTCATAAGCGTCCTTACGCTGATGCGAAGTGCCGGGAATGGGAAGCCCGGAAAGATTTTGGAAAGCCCCCAATGATATCTGGCAGAAAACATGGGTCGTTTCGTGGGTTCCATTTTCCATTGCAAGTTCCCATTGCGAATTCCCGGGAAAATAGAAAAAAGCCTTGATGGGGAAAGGGATTTACAGGAGTCATGGGGTCATTTCCGTGGCAAAAGGAGGAAGCCGCCGCACCGTTGTCCCGCCTGGCACCATAAGGGGGCGGGATGTGAGGAAGGGCTTGGGAAACCGATTGGGCGCGCTGAGACCCTTTCCCTCATTTGTACGTTTCCGAGGGCGGGAACCAGGAGTTCATTGCGACGGTTCCTTCTCTAGCGCCTCCACGATGGCCCCCACATTCGCGCGCATCATTTCCTCGTAGCTGGTGACCCCGCGGCCGTCCGCGATCAGTTCCCCGCCCAGCCTGATGCCGGTGTCGCGGGTGAGGCTTTGCAGCATCTTGGGATTGGATTCCTTTTCGGGGAAAATGGCGGCCACGTTTTCCTCCCTGAGGGTTGTGATGAGCTTGGCGAGTGTGGCGGCATCCGGCATCTGCTCCCGGTTCATTCCCTGCACTGAAAATGCCTCAAAGCCGTATCCCTCGCAGAAATATTGGAAAGCGGCATGGGCGGTGGCGAGCTTGCGCCTGTCCCTGGGGATGCGGATGACCTCGCGCTTCACCCATTTCTCCAGATCATCGAGCTTCAGGCGGTATGCAGATGCGTTGTTCTGGAAAATCCGCGCCTGCTCCGGGCGCTGCTCCGAGAGTTTATCCGCCACGATCCCCGCCGCCCTGCGGAAATGATCCACGGAGTGCCACCAATGCGGATCGACCTCATGCGAATGGTCGTGGTGATGTCCCTCGTGGTCGCAGGCGCCGTGGAGGGCGGGAAGGGTCGCGCCGACCTCGACGATGCGCGCCTTGCCACCTAGCACGGCCTTGAGCTCCGTGAGATAATTTTCCAAGCCCATGCCGGAAACGAAGTAGATCTCCGCGCCCTTGGCCGCGAGCAGATCCTCCGCCTGCGGCGCGAAGCTGTGGGGATCCCCCTTTGTGCCGATGAGATCGACCACCTCGATGGCATCCCCGCCCACCTGCCGCAGGAGATCGCCGACCAACGGATGCAGCGAAGCGACCTTGAGCTGCTCGGCATGGGTGGCGCCGGACATTGCAAACAGGAAGACCAGGTTGAGGCGGAATTTCTTCATGCCGCCATTTTCGCGGTGAAATCCCCTTAACGCAAGTTTTTTGCACTAACAGGATGCCGCCGCGAGGAACGGGTTCGAGGAAAGCTCTTCCGCGACGGTGGTGGCGGGACCGTGGCCGGGGAGGATCACGCAGTCAGGCCCGGCCTCGCGGAGGGCTGGGAGCAGGGTGGCGAATGCCGTGCGGTAGGCTTCGGTGCTGCGGCAGCGCCCCATGGAGCCGGCGAAGATCGCATCGCCGGGGACGAGCAGGAGCTTCCCCAGCCCCTCGATGAGATAGCCTGCCGTGGGGCTCATGTGCCCGGAAAGGTCGATGGCACGGATCCTTAGCGGACCATGGACGAATCCCTTTTCCGCCAGTGCTTCCGTTTCCGAAATCACCCGGATCCCCTCATCCTCCATCGCGGCGACGCCGCCGACATGGTCCTCGTGGGCGTGGGTGATGAAAACCGCATCCGGGCGAATGCCACCGAGCGCCCGTGAAATGTCCTCGCGGGTGCACCCGGTGTCGAAGAGCAGGCGCACACCGCCCGCCTCGACGAGCCATGCGTTGACCGTCCATTGCCGGAAGGGGAGCTCGATCCTGCGCACGCCGGGGATTTCCCGTTCCGCAGGAAGATAGCCGGGTAGGGCGGCGAGGGCGGCAGGGGACAGGCCGAGGCTTGCGGCGGCCGTTCGCAAAGCCTGGCCGTCATCGTCACCATCGAGGAGCGCGGCGATCCGCTCCTGTGGCAGCCCGGACATTTCCGCTAATGCCACCGCATCGATGCCGAGGCCTAGCATCGCCTTTGCGATGACATCGGATGTGCCGTCCTCCAGGCTCATCGCATGCGGTAGTAGCCGTCCGGATTGTAGAGGAAATACACATCCTTCGGGGTCAGGCGCGGGAGGTAGGAGAACACCTTCCCGTCCGCATCCACCTGCTCGGAGAGCGCCTCCTTCGCGGCGGCGGGTTTCTTCTCCGCGTCCGGGTTGACGTTGATCGAGCTTTCCACGATGCCCTCGACGATGTTGTTGACCCACTTGAGCTTCTTCGCCTCATCGCCGAATTCGCTCCAGTCGCCGCTGGTTGAGCGGGCGTACATTTGCTCGATGAACTCGTCGGTGCTTAGGCCCATCTTCTTTGCGACGGGTGCGGCGAGCCTATCCCACCAGCGCTCGCTCTCCTGGTAGAATTCCTTCTGCTGGGTGAGGTTCAGGCGGGCGAAGGCGATCTGCGAGCTGATCTGGTGATGCAGGATGATCGCGTTCGGGTAGGCGTAGCTTTCCTCGGCGAGGGTGGTGATGCACGCGGCCATGGAGGCGGCGAAGCTTTTCACCACCACGTGCACCGGCGCGGCGCTGGCCTCCATGGCCTTGAGGATGCGGTAGCCCGCCATCACCGAGCCGCCCGGGCAGGCGTCGATCACGATGAAGATGGGCAGTTCCTTGTCGCGGTTGTTCCAGAAGTCGATGCGGCTGGTGACGTAGTCAGCCGTGGATTCACCGATCATGCCGTTGAGGGGGATGCGGCGGTCGGAAATGACCAGCACCCCGTCCTCGCGGAGGGGGTTCTTGAGATAGACGGGCTTCGAGTCCGCATAGGTTTCGCGCTTGTCCTGGGTCTCGATGGTGCTGATTTCGTTCTGGAGCTTCGTGAGTTCCAGGGCGGCCTCGCTCTGCACGGCCTTGAGATCCGCCGCGAGCTTTTCCGAGCGGATCTTGGAAATCTCGAACTCGCGGTTGAGTTCCGCGACTTCCATCTCCGATTTCGCGACGGCATCCTTGATCGCTTCCTTCCGCTTCGCAGCCTCCAGGGCGAGTTTCTCGGTGATCAGCTCGCGCTCAAGCTTGAGCTTCGCGATCTCCGCCTGGAGCTTGGCGTTCTCCGCATCCTTGTCAGGGGCTTTTTCCGCAGCCTCCGGCTTGGCTTCGGGCGCATTGCCTACGGCGGCATCGGGGCTTGCTTCCTTTGCCTGCACCGGAGCCACCGCCGCAAGTGCGGCCAATATCATCGCTATGTGTCTTGTCATCCCCCGGATACTGCCGCATCCCGTCTTTTTTTCAAGCGGAGGCCGGCAAAAATCACGACGGCGGCAAAAAACAGGAAAAGCGAGGCCGCGATTCCGAGAAAGGTGAACAGCCGCCTGCTGGCCTGGTCAACTTCCTCGTCCGTAACCGTGTCCGTGGCGATCTCGCCGGCCTTTTTCTCAAATACGATCGCACCATCCCTGAGCGAGACCGATGTGAGCTGCGGCATCACCGCGCCCATCCTGTCATCTCCCACATACCTTTCCGCGATGCGGTAGGGCGACATCTGGGCGATGAATTCCTCGGCCACTTCAGCGCCCTCCACCTCGATGTCGCTGATCCGGAGGACGACCTCGTTTTTCAGCAAGCCCGGCTCCGCGACCAGGATCCCGTTGAGGTAACGTGGATCCGATGTGACCCAGCCGCCCTCGCCTTCCTTCGCTAGCCGCGGCTTGCCGTTGAGGCGGAAGGAAATGTCGATGCGCATCCGCTCGGCGCTGATCTCCGCCACTTTCATCGTCCCGCGCAGATCCTTGAAATCCGCGTAGGCGGCGATCGCAAGGTTGATCTCCTCCGCGCTCAGCGCCAGCTCTGCGGATCCCTCGCCGCCTGCGGCCAGCCGGAACGCCCCGATCTTCTCAGCCAGGCGGTTCAGGTCCGCCTCGCGGCCTTCGATCACCGCGATCTCCACGGGCGCCGGTTCCTCGCCGGTGAATTTCGCGATGGCGTTGAACTGCCTGAAGAGCACGGAAACGGAAAACCCGATCAGGAAAACCATCACCAGCAACGCCGCGACCAATATCGCACAGCCTGCGAAGGGCGATTTCTCGCTCACCGATTTCGGTTCCATCTCACTCATCGCCTTTGGCATCGTTCATTCGTTTCTTTTCCTCCTCCGGGATGTCATCGCCGGTCACCGC comes from Akkermansiaceae bacterium and encodes:
- a CDS encoding ribonuclease HIII, whose product is MTSHTAPLTAAQVATLKSVLLERGFEFVAKEYTVFAAKKGNLNVSVYEKGPKALIQGKDTEDFIRFTLEPLVTGVAKLGYEEETDDTGQYLPHFGIDESGKGDFFGPLVIAGVYTDAAITRHLIKAGIMDSKKITSPAAIRKLAAIIKATPGIAFDVIALRPEKYNELYASFKNLNRMLAWGHATVIEEMAKKVPGCPRALSDQFARADVLQSALKKKGITLKLDQRTKGESDTAVAAASILARERFIDWMDAAAAKAGMKIPLGASAQVVDAGKALVKAHGPEILGKFAKLHFKTTQQVCGELF
- a CDS encoding CPBP family intramembrane metalloprotease, whose translation is MTLSERIRAGIPIPWVIALGLGWAWVTWSDFNRQAIQPGETDTEVVLRYYDRGLRVTEAAKRGNAYERWMGGADLEEQWLEESRETIRNLYLADLGEPGQDALDAVALRLGEPLTPAEGSDDPVYRREMRDYLLAGHGQAWDYELFLHTENDPEILARYHRENDRLLSRAMWTGNLENAILVAGLCLAGYLMLHRHPPLRGPRIPDSWAATTVMGVFFLGEILTRPWLWLLDLGYGAYYALGGLADIYTPYDALWRAFPAVFSAIFFLRYPHRTWRVFGLGRRIHWPLLIAALAIISAAHWIFFLIAPGTDADPTDFMETASDDLEFFAKLLFSSVIVAPIFEEIIFRGFLFQGLKSKTGVAGAALASTVLFAVVHTQYDIWGWISVGMMGFAACYLTHRTGSLKTAIVFHAIGNLLISLDVYLFYQLPL
- a CDS encoding sulfatase, giving the protein MKKLLFAVSLGLAAFSPAAQKPDVILITVDDLNNWIGCMGGQPNVKTPHMDRLAARGILYTNAHCQAPVCNPSRTSFLTGLRPTTSGVYSLDAAFRKNPDLKNHPTIHQAFKRAGYTTYSTGKIYHMLTDKQDKEAATFGPAGNMGPLRKKKLVNTPSSHPALDWGPLDITDEEMPDWEVAQAAIRQIKQARTAPLFLSIGFSRPHVPLNVPQKWFDLYQPEDYAVPGTLPAFRENDRDDCPHAAWYLTWKLPEPRLKFLRESDTWASKVHAYLASVSFVDAQIGSVIDAIEKSPNADNTIICLLSDHGYHLGEKEISGKNSLWDTSTRVPLILTGAGISGGVKNASAVELLDVYPTLAWLAGVFGDDKVKLDGLVLPLDATIDPERTAITCQGPYNQTIRTLDKRYILYMDGSEELYDHTTDPHEHKNLANDPAFAETKGRLRETLIATIGEPKAPLPGADVRLSTLIEGVPHWEGKPIKSGDPVPEL
- a CDS encoding zinc ABC transporter substrate-binding protein → MKKFRLNLVFLFAMSGATHAEQLKVASLHPLVGDLLRQVGGDAIEVVDLIGTKGDPHSFAPQAEDLLAAKGAEIYFVSGMGLENYLTELKAVLGGKARIVEVGATLPALHGACDHEGHHHDHSHEVDPHWWHSVDHFRRAAGIVADKLSEQRPEQARIFQNNASAYRLKLDDLEKWVKREVIRIPRDRRKLATAHAAFQYFCEGYGFEAFSVQGMNREQMPDAATLAKLITTLREENVAAIFPEKESNPKMLQSLTRDTGIRLGGELIADGRGVTSYEEMMRANVGAIVEALEKEPSQ
- a CDS encoding MBL fold metallo-hydrolase, giving the protein MSLEDGTSDVIAKAMLGLGIDAVALAEMSGLPQERIAALLDGDDDGQALRTAAASLGLSPAALAALPGYLPAEREIPGVRRIELPFRQWTVNAWLVEAGGVRLLFDTGCTREDISRALGGIRPDAVFITHAHEDHVGGVAAMEDEGIRVISETEALAEKGFVHGPLRIRAIDLSGHMSPTAGYLIEGLGKLLLVPGDAIFAGSMGRCRSTEAYRTAFATLLPALREAGPDCVILPGHGPATTVAEELSSNPFLAAASC
- a CDS encoding ATP-dependent Clp protease proteolytic subunit, which gives rise to MTRHIAMILAALAAVAPVQAKEASPDAAVGNAPEAKPEAAEKAPDKDAENAKLQAEIAKLKLERELITEKLALEAAKRKEAIKDAVAKSEMEVAELNREFEISKIRSEKLAADLKAVQSEAALELTKLQNEISTIETQDKRETYADSKPVYLKNPLREDGVLVISDRRIPLNGMIGESTADYVTSRIDFWNNRDKELPIFIVIDACPGGSVMAGYRILKAMEASAAPVHVVVKSFAASMAACITTLAEESYAYPNAIILHHQISSQIAFARLNLTQQKEFYQESERWWDRLAAPVAKKMGLSTDEFIEQMYARSTSGDWSEFGDEAKKLKWVNNIVEGIVESSINVNPDAEKKPAAAKEALSEQVDADGKVFSYLPRLTPKDVYFLYNPDGYYRMR